The following nucleotide sequence is from Acetivibrio cellulolyticus CD2.
TTCAATGATGCCTTAAAATCAAGCTTTGGTCCTTCTTCCTGCTTGAGCAGGCGTTCAAGTTTATATTTATCCAAGATCACACCTCCGGAGAATTCTATCTTCTCTTTCCGAGCTCCTCAAATATATCTTCGTAAGTAATCCCTCTTTCAACCATCAGTACAGATAGGTGATATATAAGGTCTGAGATTTCATATATTGCTTCACCATTTCCTGGATTCTTTGAAGCTATAATTACTTCTGCAGTTTCTTCTCCAACCTTTTTCAGTATTTTATCAATACCTTTGTCGAACAGATAATTAGTATATGAACCTTCCTTAGGGTGTATTTTCCTATCAACTATAACATCATATACTTCTTTGAGTATTTTTGATTTATCACCGTATACGCTCTTTTCGTCAAATACTTTGTCAGAATTTTCTTTTATTCCATCTTTGTTAAGTTCCCTATAGAAACAGGAATAGTGTCCTGTATGACATGCAGCTTCAACCTGTTCAACCTTTACAAGCAATGTATCTCCATCACAATCCAAATTG
It contains:
- the hisIE gene encoding bifunctional phosphoribosyl-AMP cyclohydrolase/phosphoribosyl-ATP diphosphatase HisIE, whose translation is MKELLEQIKFDSNGLVPVIAQDYKTNEVLMMAYMNEEAFIKSMETGKVHYFSRSRNKLWLKGETSGHFQTIKSINLDCDGDTLLVKVEQVEAACHTGHYSCFYRELNKDGIKENSDKVFDEKSVYGDKSKILKEVYDVIVDRKIHPKEGSYTNYLFDKGIDKILKKVGEETAEVIIASKNPGNGEAIYEISDLIYHLSVLMVERGITYEDIFEELGKRR